aaatgtaagtaagttatcaaaatacgaggagaattttATCAGGGTAGCAACGCATTGCATGTGTTTAGATTATTGCTTTCGTGTTGCTGCTAGGGGCGTTTATTGCTTATTACTGGATCTGACAATACAAAAGCGAATGTTTCAAAATGTAACGGAAATGTTACTTGTGGTTTTTCCCCAAGTCGACGAAGTTTATAAAGAATCAAAGGAACTCGATAGGAAATAGGCGATTTCCAGTTGGAAACCAGAatcatttgttgattttatttcaaatgagtTCTTTTAAGATACTGTAGGAAATGTTATGTAGGCTTAGCTCAGCTGTGAAAGATACAACTGCAATATTGGAATTGgcactggaatataaaatttaggtgaaaggccaagcgctgggacctcttgaggtcattcagcgctggaagggaaaattagagtaaaaaggttttaaaggtgtaacaagaggaaaacctcgcagttgcactatgaaaacaCTTGTTAGGGGAGTGTGGATAGttagatgaaagagaatatgaacggaggtacagtaaaaggaatgaaaggggttgcggctaggggacaaaggaagggacgctacaaagaacctcaggtagtgcctacagtacaccgagTCAGGTGAACTACAGTATTAGAAAATATCGAACAAATAttgattttagtattttcataGTAATAAGTATGCATTGGAATATGTGAGGTGTTCTTTTCCTTCAagttgttttcctgttttgtttctTGATCAAGTCAAAAATGCACTATCCACTTCATGCATGAATTTGCTTGCGTGCATGTTCTTTGTAAATGAAATCTTTTCATTTCCAGGGTCACAAAAACATCGCAAACGTTTGTGCCTTTGACCAAATTAGTTTCGACGCCAGTGTACAcaaatttatcagtattttcaCGAGTAATTAATGCTCTCTAAGTGAAATTAACTAGCAGTATGATTGTACTGattaataatttctcatttatccgtttttctaataactgatctcttctttcagtatttcccattgccttctgttattcctttcaaatgaacaccataatgttgtttggaagcttgaatttcaagtcagtggcccctgtggtgggtttttcccatatgaatagggttcatcttctgaataataataataataataataataataataataataataataataataataataataataataataataataatatgaatctaaagtcaatggcccctgtggcgggcttgttccatatgaatagggttcatattctgaataataataataataataataataataataataataataataataataataataataataataataattattattattattattattattattattattattattattattattatttcaggtcagtggccctgtgggcttgttccatatcaatagggttcatcttctgaataataataatgatttcaggTGAATggccctgtggacttgttccatataaatagggttcgtcttctgagtaatataataataataataataataataataataataataataataataataataataatttcaagtcaatggtctctGTGtacttgttccctatgaatagggttcgtgttctgaataacaataagaatGACAATAACACGAACTCTCCATTTTAACTGCCATCTTCTCTTCTTCCACCACGCAGTCatggaatcgaactccggcctggGCAACAACGTCCCTCGGGGTAAGGGAACGAGACATAAGACGGGGTTCGGACCCAGGAGGCAAGGAAGGTTCGAACCGCCGCCGGCTGCCGCTGATCCCACTCAGGCGAGCGCCTCTTCTTGGGCCACGAAATCAGAAGCCATTGGCCCAGATTTCCAGGGAGGTTTTGGCGGGGACGGAGCGGTGATGCTCAAGGTAAGTGGAAATGGTGGTCCTGATCTGAGACTGAGGAATAATATTGTTCGATGGTGATGAGAAGATATCGCAATGCGGTACTTAGTTCCTGGTGtggttggtttatatatatatatatatatatatatatatatatatatatatatatatatatatatatatatacatatatatatatatatatatatatatatatatatatatatatatatatatatatatatatatatatatatacacacacacacacacacacacatatatatatatatatatatatatatatatatatatatatatatatatatatatatatatatatatatatatgcagcctgTAGGCTGTTTGACTTAGCTGAAAATCCTCTACAGAGCATTGTGGGATATTCTGTCTGATTCAGTTGGCCAAAATccacaagggaataccttaatttcctaCTTTCCATctttcctgggtcaatggccacatGCAATGCCAGCGAGACtcactgccacacctacatattatgttttgtatatgtacctgtcatctgtccatattttaccagcgagcaggggcacagaaggaggtgttcgaaatatatggttgcaacgttcgaATAGTTTTTTATGGGCTTttctatcttcatattatactgtggtattacagtaaaagacattcaaatatttatttatttatttatacatatatataaatatagttttaatatttatattatatatatatatatatatatatatatatatatatatatatatatatatatatatatatatatatatatatatatatatatatactgtatatatagtgtgtgtgtgtgtatcacatacAGGCAGATGTGACAATCGAAGGAGCGTGCCTTAACTTACTTAATAGGCAATTGAACAAGGAGCTTTTTTTCATACAAAGCAGGCAGTTGGAGCACTGAGTCCTGGCGCGCAGTAAAGCATGTTAAAATTGTCAACGCAGGGGAAGGAGCCCTGGGTTGTGGGGAGGTGGGGCGGGGCCGGCTGACCAGGAAGCTTTCTAGTGTAAGTCAAGGAGAATCACAACTACTATGGACGCCTATTATAGTAGCGTGGCGGCCACtgtagtagtagaagtaggtGTATTAGTCTTTTGTACAGCCCTGGTCTTGGTGGGGTCCAGATATAGCCTGTCCGTGAAAACCTGGGTGATAATCGTACATTGTTATTGcaatatctgtctctctctcgctttgtgttttacacacagacacacacacacacctttctctcagtctctctctctctcgccgttacacacacacccgtctctctccctctctctgttatacacacacacacacaccagtctctctttctgttatacacgcacacacacacacacacacaccttcctttctctctctcttacacacacacctctctccctctctctcactccgttacacacacacacactctctctctctgtctccctccccgttacacacacctctctctttctctctctttccccccacACCCCGTTACACAcacattttctcctctctctctctctctccccgttacacacacacactctctctctctccgttacacacctctctctctctctccacccgttacacacacacacacacacctctctctctctctctctctctctctctccgttagaCTCACACTTGTCAGATCGCTGTGAGCAACTCCGAGCTTCATCTTGTCTTATAGACACGTTCCTTGCCCTAAGTGTGGTAAGGTTTCGGGGAACTGTCAGCCTGGCGTGGACCTCATGACTCTGGGCAACCACCAGAGGTGCTCTACCGTCAGTGTATTGTACCGTGCCCTTACCGTGGGTGGCTCTTCTTTCAACTTCCCTCACGGTAATGGATCCCTAAAATGACCTTGGACTTTGTAACGCTGACAAAAGGAAGAATGTTTCGCATCAGATGTACTTCCTCACCGTAGGCGAAGCAGTTGTTAAATTCATCAAGTCCCGTAGCCAATGTTTTAATTAGCTATTCTATACTTGGTTGGGTGACGTTTCATTTCACCTTTGcctatgatgataatgataattgaaaaattctcatagtagcgtgagtcttgaaatggagaaacaagttCACAGTTATTAatgagtatatattttatatctaatattAAATCTGTACAGAGAACAGGCTTCCGAAAGCTctgcaaagatttattttttaatatatttatacataactgtcgatttgtttctccaataataataataaaaatagtattctttagtccacaataatatatctgaTAGTAACAGTTGCAAaactttataaaactatataaaagctttcgaaaccttccctgggttcatcttcagttcaaaTGACGGTTCAGCCTTGTGGCTTACAGTACATCTATTTCAACTTCCAttcgtgtagagagagagagagagagagagagagagagagagagagagagagagagagagagagagagaattacataagccgtatgccatatcctttttcttctttttggttttttcttctgAGCACATTCTTTCAGACATCGGTAATCTGGACAGTTAGACGGAGTACATAACGTGCAGTTGATAGATAACAGTGCGATATCTGTCGGAACCGACCGGTTTTCGTTATTCTGCTGCGAGTATAGCGCATGCGCATTGCCATGGACTTTTATCTCGTGGCGTTGTTACATGATAGCGTCGtaaagtcaatctctctctcgttgtcgTGCACGGGAATGTCTCAACTCTCCGTTGAGTATGGAACCCGATTTCGTGAATGAAAATGCTTaaaactacttcttcttcttgtcatctCATAGTTTGGTCTTCTTCCAGTGACGTCACGTCGCGTCAACGCATTCGCAAATCTCTTCTTGATATCTTCAGAAATGTCAACATTATTAGGGTCTAtacgagaaagagaaaaaaacaactaTATAAACCACAAAAGCGAAGAGAAAGAAGCGAGTGAAGCAAGCGGACGAACAAAGAATGGAATTATGcaaccctctcctcctcctctttacttATTTCACGACTTTGTTTACCTGCAACAGCCGCCACCAGGGGCTAGCTAGCTAGGGGATTTCCCTGGCTCAGGAAGGGAATTTCCCTGCCAGACCGAGTTTTGAAAACATTATTTCCGCAGAATGTCTCTCGTTGAGAAATGCTAATGATTAGCAGGGTTCTTTATGCTACATGTAGGTTAATTATGTTCGTTTATTTCGCGTTAATTCACCGTATTGCAGTTAAAGAAGTTAGAGAAAAGGTTTTAAATTTAGCGTACGCAGCGAGACGAGTGAGTGTTGCCATTTCTCGGGATGATTTTCGAATGACGCTGTCTAGTGACACTTTGTTTCTCTAGAGAGGTCGTTGTTGTTTCATAGAGATAtgcgttttttttattactcccgATGTTGAGGGGAAAGTAAGCATAAATGCCTTTGGAGAACTATTATTATCTTCTGCCTGTCGTGCCTCATACCTCgtacaaaaacataacaaacctTGAGCGCGCGGAGAGTTGCCAATGCGATTATTCTATTTTCGTTTGTCGTGCGCCAGTTTCTCTCTTGATCAAGTTTCTCTTACAAGCAAAAGTAACTTATGTGTTTGCAAAGTACGGTTTTCAGATTTACGAACCTTTACCTAATGTATGGATGGCAGTTAAGGGAATGTTATGCAATTATTGGAAGAGTAGCATCCGAACGGGAAAAATCCCGTTGATCGCGTTGCCGATGTACGATAACGAACCTACGAGTAGAGTTGCTTCGCTTACTATGGGTGAAATCATTCCTGATTGCCTTTCTAAAATAGGCTGTTGTCGAATAATTACGGGTTTTTAAGTTTATAAATATTGCATTAACTTGGATTCTTCCTGAATTCTGTCCCCATTAAAGGAATGATAACGCAACGAAGTTCTTTTCATTCGAAATCAGgatgaaagatattttttcctgtaatttattGTGGCTTAGAGATATAAAATTTGTCAAGGGAAATCCTGTAATTGCCCAGAGTAAAAGTTTTGGAAGATTTGATTGCAACATTATCTAGTATGTTACtttgttaatgataatttttttgccAGTGTCTATGTAAACTCCTTGGTAATAACCTGAATTACTTAAATATTGACTGTAGCCGTTTTATCTTTTGTTGGGGAAAGTAAGAAATATGTTCGCAGGTAATTCagttcatggagagagagagagagagagagagagagagagagagagagagagagagagagagagagagagagatgtacggcCCGGACCGAATTTTAACCATACAAGGTGAAGGTTtgttctagataaaaaaaaaaaatactcgtgtTGCAACGTACTATACTATGAGTTTACACAAACGAAAAGCCTCCGGGTTATATCTGAGTAAAtgatcaagcaaaataaaaattcaagaaaggtATAGCCGTTGGAAGATAACTCCCGCAAAGTACGAGAGTTGGGCACGGCGTACGACGGCCTCACTCGCTGACATGGCTCGCGCGGGACGGCTCTTAGTATCATCAACCCTGAGAAGGTGCAACGAGCAAAAATACACACCTTTACAACTGCAAAGAAAATTCGCAAGGCTCCTgctgccaccaccaccaccgccgccttTTGCATCGTTCTATTTCACTTCGCCCAGTGATGAGTGCAGCTTGGGAGCAGAagcaacaacgacaacaacagaGGCTCTACTATAGCAGCTTGTCCGTTGTCCCTGTTGCCCAACCGCCCAGCCTGGCGCGTAGAGCTATCGGCGTTTTACCAGAGGATTTTAGACGCAGAATGACGCAGACTCACAGCAGTGTAGTAAAGATGGGGTTCCTTCAGAGTACTGCCATGTGCCCGGTGTCGAAAAGCTTCCGGGGAAGCTGAAGTTCACGGCCAGTGCTTTCGAATGTCATAGAAAGTTCCAAAAGAGCaaattcaaaaaagaaattacccttggaaataatatatatatatatatatatatatgtatatatatatatatatctcttgttaGAATtctttaataaaggaaaattgacagtgtGTCATTGTAGTGACGACAGAAATTTCTTGCTGCTAAGCATTTGAGAAATAAGTCAGTGATAGCATCTTAGACTGTTAGATGAATTAACCTTGTCCCGGACGCCCCCTTCCGTTACCATGACAACGACGAAACCACCATTCCCCATTGACCTGGACAGAGAGATGCTATTGTCTGTAGATAGTTACGCTTCTTCTTCGCcgtctccctcttcctcctcctcctcctcctcttcctcctcctccgacaGCGCCCTGTCCTCTCCAGATACTGAACTCTCCTCCTTCCGATTCTCGAGCGAGGCTCCATCGGCTCTAGATACTATCAACGACTTCGTCTTCCTGGGGCAGCGGACGCCGACCCACACTCGAACTCCGAACAATTCTCCGACGTCCCTCGACGACGTCCCGATTGCGTCCTTCGTCACGGTGAACGATGACCcggccaccaccaccaccgacagCTGCGCGGGCGCGACCTCGCCGGAAACGAGCGTAACATGGGCGGGGTTGATGAGCGGAGGGCGTCCCTCTTGTGCCCACACGCACAGCCGGGAATACAAGTGGAGCGGAAATGTCGCCGCGGAGGAAGGAGCGCCCCCGAAGAGGAAGGACGGCCCAGCTGCCCTGGGACGTTGCCCCGCGGGCATTCTGCTTCCGACCTTGGCACCGTCTgttcgtcgtcctcctcctccttgtggCACCGCCTTCGAGCCGCTAGTTCCTGCCGCAACGCTGACGGGGACGTGCGGTAGCGGCGGCAGTTCCAGCGCCAACTCCACGGCCGTCATTCGGCAGCCGTCTTCCCtcggggcaggaggaggaggaacgccCGCTAGAGACGCCACGGCTCTGTCACCTTCGAAGGACACCGCGGTGCGCAGTAGGGCGTGCGCTAGTGATATCAAAAGTACCGAGATCTCTGCTTATGCGAAGGAGGAGCTTCAAAGACTCCAGAGCAGAATGTGTAATaacaaagagaagaaggagggTGCGGGGGGCGCGCGCCCCTCCTCCCCCAGTACCCAGAGTGTTTGCTCGCCCGCGTGCGCTGAAAAGTATAACAGGCTAGCCAAGGACCTCGGAGAGACGAAGGATAAATTATTGTCCCTGGCTCTGCAGGTAAGACCCGTGACCCGTTTTTCTTTCTGCCACTTTCACCTGTTTGCACATTGATGGTCACATATCGCAAAGGTCGTTTTCACATTGATTGTCACATAATCATAATAGTAGTTTTCACAGCAGTTTTCACATTGTCACATAATCGTAAAGGTCGTTTTTAGAGCAATTTTCACATTGATGGTTACATATCGTAAAGGTCTTTATCACAGCAATTTTCACATTGATGGTCACATAATTGTAAAGGTCTTTTTCATAGCAATTTCCACATTGACGGCCACATAATCTTAAAGGTCGTTTTTACAGCAATGTTCAGATTGATAATCACATAACCGTAAAAGTCGGTTTTACAGCAATTTTCGCATTGATGATCACAacgtaaaagtaatttttacagCAATTTTCACATTGATGGTCTCATAATCGTAAAAGTCGTTTTTACAGCAATTTTCCCATTGATGATCACATATAAAAGTCTTTTTCACAGCAATTTTCACATTGATGGTCTCACAGGCAAATTGTAAAGGTCATTTTTATAGCAATTTTCTCAGTGATGATCACACAATC
This region of Macrobrachium rosenbergii isolate ZJJX-2024 chromosome 39, ASM4041242v1, whole genome shotgun sequence genomic DNA includes:
- the LOC136825791 gene encoding uncharacterized protein yields the protein MTTTKPPFPIDLDREMLLSVDSYASSSPSPSSSSSSSSSSSSDSALSSPDTELSSFRFSSEAPSALDTINDFVFLGQRTPTHTRTPNNSPTSLDDVPIASFVTVNDDPATTTTDSCAGATSPETSVTWAGLMSGGRPSCAHTHSREYKWSGNVAAEEGAPPKRKDGPAALGRCPAGILLPTLAPSVRRPPPPCGTAFEPLVPAATLTGTCGSGGSSSANSTAVIRQPSSLGAGGGGTPARDATALSPSKDTAVRSRACASDIKSTEISAYAKEELQRLQSRMCNNKEKKEGAGGARPSSPSTQSVCSPACAEKYNRLAKDLGETKDKLLSLALQVEEQASHIAKLTEENKRYILENGRMKKNRSPLNDAASSYGHVFPGDTTELEDKIMALQLQNSELNVCLEREKRLRKEAEARLQRDMGYIKRLEDSVQTLRGTRVIMDPSTYRQVAEAYMAAKRTPTRRPHTHNGVPGSDLVCDATRNNVSDSRQRYSHPALHHTSSCPSANSVSPPTSNSMYSSIEYPEVTNSPNKPKTKTKRDRGAAPHQDLDRGYGVGTNTMNPWDYQQLLESLEDLEGSSRGALS